One Succinispira mobilis DSM 6222 genomic window carries:
- a CDS encoding EscU/YscU/HrcU family type III secretion system export apparatus switch protein — MEEKSKKNERVQAVALRYEAETEGAPKVVAKGIGITAENIITLAQQQAIPIYKNKPLTQMLMVLELEQEIPPELYQAVAEVLSYVYKTEQILAMKKRMQGK; from the coding sequence ATGGAAGAAAAAAGCAAAAAAAATGAACGAGTCCAAGCAGTAGCTTTACGTTATGAAGCTGAAACAGAAGGTGCGCCTAAAGTAGTTGCTAAAGGTATTGGGATTACAGCAGAAAACATTATAACTTTGGCACAACAACAAGCGATTCCAATTTACAAAAATAAACCATTGACTCAAATGTTGATGGTCTTAGAATTAGAGCAAGAAATCCCACCGGAATTGTATCAGGCGGTTGCGGAAGTTTTATCGTATGTTTACAAAACCGAACAAATTTTGGCTATGAAAAAAAGAATGCAAGGCAAGTGA
- a CDS encoding YraN family protein, whose protein sequence is MNNKQLGAQGETWALEYFLASGYSLIEKNYRIKAGEIDLIVENQEWVVFVEVKTRRNLRYGRGLESVINAKQTIIRKVAEYFLAYNFPKTNLKRIRFDVVDILVDANYKMVKCEHLQNAF, encoded by the coding sequence TTGAATAATAAACAATTAGGAGCTCAAGGTGAAACTTGGGCTCTAGAATATTTTTTAGCGTCAGGTTACAGTTTAATAGAAAAAAATTATCGGATAAAAGCAGGAGAAATTGATTTGATTGTGGAAAATCAAGAGTGGGTAGTTTTTGTAGAAGTAAAAACGCGGCGTAATTTGCGATATGGTCGGGGCTTAGAAAGTGTAATTAACGCGAAGCAAACAATCATTAGAAAAGTGGCCGAGTACTTTTTAGCTTATAACTTTCCCAAAACTAATTTAAAGCGAATTCGTTTTGATGTTGTGGATATTTTAGTAGATGCTAATTATAAAATGGTTAAATGCGAGCATCTTCAAAATGCATTTTGA